The Citrifermentans bemidjiense Bem genome window below encodes:
- a CDS encoding amidohydrolase, protein MNDQVTSGTFTGMVEAELPSLAAIYRQLHAQPELSGQEEQTSALVAAELRALGYTVTEGVGRYRNYDWPGYGVVAVLSNGIGPTVLLRADMDALPVQEKTGLPYASQVKGTYRDGNEVPVMHACGHDIHVTVLLGVARLMARLRRNWQGSLVLVAQPGEEGGGGADAMLDDGAYGYCPKPDFALALHSTLHLKAGSAGYAPGNFMASLCELEVVVRGVGSHGSAPECGKDPVVMAAQLVLALQTVVSREKSPREPAVLSVGSIHGGAASNVIPDEVVLQLSVRTYDDGVRDRIVESVRRMAAGVALVAGVPDDRSPLVKVKVSHPAIYNDPELAERVAASLRLALGSGNVYRSEPKMVSEDFGSWSLEGKIPICMFWLGAAAPESFEASRKSGMPLPSHHSPLFAPLPEPTIRAGVAGLATAALDLFKTT, encoded by the coding sequence ATGAACGACCAAGTAACCAGCGGCACTTTCACCGGCATGGTTGAAGCCGAACTCCCCTCCCTGGCCGCCATCTACCGACAGCTGCACGCTCAGCCCGAACTCTCGGGGCAGGAGGAGCAGACCTCGGCACTTGTCGCCGCCGAACTGCGCGCCTTGGGTTACACGGTGACGGAAGGGGTGGGAAGATACCGCAATTACGACTGGCCTGGCTACGGCGTCGTCGCCGTTCTTTCCAACGGCATCGGGCCCACCGTGCTGCTTCGGGCCGACATGGACGCGCTCCCGGTTCAGGAAAAGACCGGCCTTCCCTATGCCAGCCAGGTCAAGGGGACCTACCGCGACGGCAACGAGGTGCCGGTAATGCATGCCTGCGGGCACGATATCCATGTCACGGTCTTATTGGGCGTGGCGCGCCTTATGGCGCGGCTTAGGAGGAACTGGCAGGGATCCCTGGTTCTGGTCGCCCAACCCGGCGAAGAGGGGGGCGGCGGGGCAGACGCCATGTTGGATGACGGCGCCTACGGCTATTGCCCTAAGCCCGACTTTGCCCTGGCGCTGCACAGCACCCTGCACCTTAAGGCCGGCAGCGCCGGGTACGCCCCGGGGAACTTCATGGCGAGCTTGTGCGAGCTGGAGGTCGTAGTCCGCGGCGTCGGCTCCCATGGCTCGGCCCCCGAGTGCGGCAAGGACCCGGTCGTCATGGCCGCCCAACTGGTGCTCGCCCTGCAGACCGTCGTCAGCCGGGAGAAAAGCCCCAGAGAACCGGCAGTCTTAAGCGTCGGCTCCATTCACGGCGGCGCAGCCAGCAATGTGATACCGGACGAGGTCGTACTGCAACTCAGCGTCAGGACCTATGACGACGGCGTTCGCGACCGTATCGTCGAATCGGTGCGCCGGATGGCCGCCGGCGTGGCGCTGGTCGCCGGGGTGCCCGATGACCGGTCTCCGCTCGTGAAGGTGAAGGTCTCCCATCCGGCGATCTACAACGACCCGGAGTTGGCCGAACGGGTGGCGGCTTCGCTGCGCCTGGCCTTAGGCTCCGGCAACGTCTACCGCAGCGAACCGAAGATGGTGAGTGAGGATTTCGGCTCCTGGAGCCTGGAAGGGAAGATTCCCATCTGCATGTTCTGGCTGGGCGCAGCCGCCCCGGAAAGCTTCGAGGCGAGCCGGAAAAGCGGAATGCCGCTTCCTTCGCACCATTCTCCTCTGTTCGCCCCATTACCGGAGCCGACCATTCGGGCAGGTGTTGCCGGCCTTGCCACGGCGGCGCTGGATCTCTTCAAAACGACCTAA
- a CDS encoding Ppx/GppA phosphatase family protein, whose protein sequence is MKQTRLAAIDIGTNSIRSIIIETSGNGKYKILDDEKVLVRLGEGLHQSGAISPAACSRALEALSRQKKIIDGYGVASIEAVATSAMRKASNGPALVQAINDATGVEVEVISGEEEAELAALSAAHNFELEGVRHLIFDIGGGSMELIAALGSHTEEMISLELGAVFLTESFLKGDPVHPSEHEKLRKHVRKTLKRAYTGERSGMQCLVGSGGTVTTIAAMVAATRKEKYDSVHGYELLRSEVVHLLAMLVRKNDKERRTIPGLNPDRSDIIVAGVTVVDELMDFFQVNLLKVNERGIREGLILRGLRRQNLLPHEKRTRSWRNSAQEFGHSCHFDQDHAEHVAKLAQQVAKALAPKFQLAERELRLLEAAALLHDVGYFINYSSHHKHSYHLIRHADLFGFTPRERELIANVARYHRKSIPKKKHDQFVRLPAADQLLVSRLGGILRLCDGLDRRRNGVVRELVCRLAPDDTLRVTLVGDEDMSVELYGAKAKGDLLQEAFHLKLALQTAE, encoded by the coding sequence TTGAAGCAGACCCGGCTTGCCGCCATCGACATCGGCACCAACTCAATCCGAAGCATAATCATCGAGACCTCCGGAAACGGCAAATACAAGATCCTAGACGACGAGAAGGTGCTGGTGCGGCTGGGCGAGGGCCTGCACCAAAGCGGCGCCATCTCCCCCGCTGCCTGCAGCCGCGCGCTGGAAGCCCTTTCCCGACAAAAGAAAATCATAGACGGCTACGGGGTAGCCTCCATCGAGGCGGTTGCCACCAGCGCGATGCGCAAGGCGAGTAATGGTCCCGCCCTGGTGCAGGCCATCAATGACGCCACCGGCGTCGAGGTGGAAGTCATCAGCGGCGAGGAGGAGGCCGAGCTTGCGGCCTTAAGCGCCGCGCACAATTTCGAGCTGGAAGGGGTCAGGCACCTTATCTTCGACATCGGCGGCGGGAGCATGGAGCTGATTGCCGCGCTCGGTTCCCATACCGAGGAGATGATCTCCCTGGAACTGGGAGCGGTTTTCCTCACCGAGAGTTTCCTCAAGGGAGACCCGGTGCACCCCTCCGAGCACGAAAAGCTGCGCAAGCACGTCCGCAAGACGCTGAAGCGAGCCTATACCGGTGAGCGCAGTGGCATGCAGTGCCTGGTAGGCTCCGGCGGAACCGTCACCACGATCGCGGCCATGGTTGCCGCCACCAGGAAGGAGAAGTACGACTCCGTGCACGGCTACGAGCTCCTCCGCTCGGAGGTGGTTCACCTTCTGGCCATGCTGGTCAGAAAGAACGACAAGGAACGGCGCACCATCCCCGGGCTCAACCCGGATCGTTCCGACATCATTGTGGCCGGGGTCACCGTAGTCGACGAACTGATGGATTTTTTCCAGGTGAACCTGCTCAAGGTGAACGAGCGCGGCATCAGGGAAGGACTGATATTGAGGGGGCTGCGGCGGCAGAACCTGCTCCCCCACGAGAAAAGGACCCGCTCCTGGCGCAACTCCGCGCAGGAGTTCGGCCATTCCTGCCATTTCGACCAGGATCATGCGGAGCACGTGGCCAAACTGGCGCAGCAGGTGGCGAAGGCGCTAGCGCCCAAATTCCAGCTGGCGGAACGGGAGCTGCGGCTACTGGAAGCCGCGGCGCTTTTGCATGACGTCGGCTACTTCATCAACTATTCCAGCCACCACAAGCACTCCTACCACCTGATCCGCCATGCCGACCTCTTCGGCTTCACCCCGCGCGAACGGGAATTGATCGCCAACGTCGCGCGCTACCACCGCAAATCGATCCCCAAGAAAAAGCACGACCAGTTCGTGCGGCTTCCGGCAGCCGACCAGTTGCTGGTTTCGCGCCTGGGGGGGATACTGCGGCTTTGCGACGGGCTGGACCGACGCCGAAACGGCGTGGTGCGAGAGCTTGTCTGCCGGCTTGCGCCGGACGACACGCTGCGCGTGACCCTGGTAGGCGATGAGGACATGTCGGTGGAGTTGTACGGCGCGAAGGCCAAGGGAGACCTGCTGCAGGAGGCTTTCCATCTGAAGCTTGCGCTACAGACAGCTGAATGA
- a CDS encoding DUF3300 domain-containing protein yields MKKSLLILLLALMVPLILNQGTSAWADSYQQEYYQPGADLLMPDELDELLAPIALYPDPLIAQILPAATFVDQIDDAARFVRRYGPGRVDYQWWDLSVRAIAHYPQVLYMMDQNLDWTASLGQAFIEQPQEVMDAIQRLRDDARAAGNLYSTSQQSVIFEGGIIRIVPARPQYVYLPVYDPYVVYYEPYSPSYPFITFSVGFTIGAWLNRDCDWRQHRVYYHGWRGNGWVSRSRPHIHDRRGIYINQRASSITVNTRVVQRDTRVYRTELRDEGLRWRGRTGGRSEPARVQTRRGTATPGARIEQRRPGQAIQPRPGRFEPQRKGQTPQPTPGRVEQQRPGRTESAPPGRTQQRPGRMEAAPSGENQQQRPSRIEQHKAPAVQQAPAAPGQQPAGTEQKERRQQLRQINRPPVAPTTEVPRATVPAPSTATPPARVLETPPRRGTPPPAARPSVVPAPAPPDAPREIETPRPSRPERESGEGAGRGGGRGGGERAEPRGGQREERDTR; encoded by the coding sequence ATGAAAAAGTCACTGCTTATTCTTTTGCTTGCGCTCATGGTCCCACTGATCTTGAACCAAGGCACTTCAGCCTGGGCTGACAGCTATCAGCAGGAGTATTATCAGCCGGGCGCGGACCTCCTGATGCCGGACGAACTCGACGAATTGCTGGCCCCCATCGCCCTCTACCCCGACCCGCTGATCGCGCAGATCCTGCCGGCTGCGACCTTCGTGGACCAGATAGACGACGCGGCGCGCTTTGTCAGGCGCTACGGCCCCGGCCGGGTCGACTACCAGTGGTGGGATTTAAGCGTCAGGGCCATCGCCCACTACCCGCAGGTCCTTTACATGATGGATCAGAACCTCGATTGGACGGCGTCGCTCGGGCAGGCCTTTATCGAACAGCCCCAGGAGGTCATGGACGCTATCCAGAGGCTGCGCGACGACGCCCGGGCGGCCGGCAATCTCTACAGTACCTCCCAGCAGTCGGTGATCTTCGAGGGAGGGATCATCAGGATCGTTCCGGCCAGGCCGCAGTACGTCTACCTGCCGGTGTACGACCCCTACGTGGTTTATTATGAGCCCTACTCCCCCTCCTACCCCTTCATCACCTTCAGCGTAGGATTCACCATCGGGGCCTGGCTCAACCGCGACTGCGACTGGCGACAGCACCGGGTGTACTACCACGGCTGGCGCGGCAACGGATGGGTGAGCAGATCACGCCCGCACATCCACGACCGGCGCGGGATCTACATCAACCAGCGCGCCTCCAGCATAACCGTCAATACCCGGGTGGTTCAGCGGGACACGCGGGTCTATCGCACCGAACTGCGCGACGAGGGGCTGCGCTGGCGTGGCAGGACAGGCGGACGCAGCGAGCCCGCCCGCGTGCAGACGCGCCGTGGAACCGCTACGCCGGGTGCGAGGATCGAACAGCGGCGCCCGGGGCAGGCAATCCAGCCCAGGCCGGGCCGGTTTGAACCGCAACGCAAGGGGCAGACACCGCAGCCGACTCCGGGCCGGGTGGAACAGCAGCGCCCCGGCAGGACCGAAAGCGCACCTCCGGGACGGACACAGCAGCGCCCGGGAAGAATGGAGGCGGCGCCGTCCGGCGAGAACCAGCAGCAACGCCCTTCGAGGATAGAGCAGCATAAGGCCCCGGCCGTGCAACAGGCGCCTGCGGCACCAGGCCAGCAGCCAGCCGGCACCGAGCAAAAGGAGCGTCGCCAGCAACTAAGGCAGATAAACCGGCCGCCTGTTGCGCCTACCACCGAGGTCCCGCGCGCGACCGTCCCGGCGCCGAGCACAGCGACCCCGCCGGCGAGGGTGCTGGAGACACCGCCGAGAAGGGGTACTCCACCCCCGGCCGCCAGGCCGTCGGTCGTTCCGGCGCCGGCACCCCCGGATGCACCAAGGGAGATCGAGACGCCTCGCCCCTCAAGGCCTGAACGCGAGTCTGGAGAGGGTGCTGGAAGAGGCGGCGGTCGCGGCGGCGGTGAAAGGGCGGAACCGAGGGGGGGACAGCGAGAGGAAAGAGACACTCGATAA
- a CDS encoding SixA phosphatase family protein: protein MIIHIVRHAEAIERSPLIPEEHRFLTRRGRRRFRQAAKSLDTLGIQPDIILTSPLVRSVQTADILAEKLRYKRELAVSGTLAPGFRPEALEDLLKTNPQAREIVLVGHEPDFGLLVQTLLGEQEPCALPKGGAISFKRGFDGGEATFLQMVTGSGKIITSRSKALDRLQNDGR from the coding sequence ATGATCATACACATCGTGAGACACGCAGAAGCAATAGAGAGAAGTCCTTTGATACCCGAGGAGCACCGCTTCCTCACCCGGCGCGGGAGAAGGCGCTTCAGGCAAGCCGCCAAGAGCCTGGACACGCTGGGAATCCAGCCGGACATAATCCTCACCAGTCCCCTGGTCAGGTCCGTGCAGACCGCCGACATCCTGGCGGAGAAGCTGCGCTACAAGCGCGAGCTGGCCGTATCCGGCACGTTGGCGCCGGGGTTCCGGCCGGAAGCGCTGGAAGACCTGCTGAAGACCAACCCGCAGGCGCGCGAGATCGTCCTCGTGGGACACGAGCCGGACTTCGGCCTGCTGGTTCAGACGCTTTTAGGGGAGCAGGAGCCGTGCGCGCTACCCAAGGGGGGTGCCATCTCCTTCAAGAGGGGGTTCGACGGGGGCGAGGCGACTTTCCTCCAGATGGTCACCGGTTCGGGGAAGATCATCACCTCCCGCAGCAAGGCGCTGGACCGCCTGCAAAACGACGGGCGATGA
- a CDS encoding monovalent cation:proton antiporter family protein produces MEFVALRDIVVLFGLALLTVLLLRRFNLPSIIGFLITGVVAGPHALRFIKNAHQVEQMAEIGVVLLLFTIGIEFSLKELMRIRHMVLLGGGLQLALTIAVVAVIGTLYGFPMSQGVFFGFLVALSSTAILLKLMMDAGETDTPQGKTALGILIFQDLCIVPLMLFTPFLAGGGSGLVDIAIVSAKAVAVVVGAHFGARFVIPWIFEQVVKTRSRELFVLSIIFIGMGTAWLTSHAGLSLALGAFIAGLAISESEYSHQALSDIMPFREAFMSLFFISVGMLLKPTILLKFPFLLIGMVLAIILIKTVLSAAVVFVLGLPMRIAIIAALSLAQIGEFSFVLSRSGLSHGLLTPETYQLFLAASIATMALTPLCMKVSGPVADYLTKLLPHEWTRGRSSLAQNGDKVTLDDHIIIVGFGVNGKNLARVLKNLEIPHVAIDTNPFTVRNQTRMGEQIIFGDASKPEILTHAGIEQARIVVVAISDAAASRRLVSLARKMNPSIHVIVRTRYLLEMEPLFMLGANEVIPEEFETSVEILSRVLKRFLIPQDVVEECIADVRRDGYEMLRTASKRHSHAVGITGFLSGAEVGSFRVQKGSPVEGESLREGLLRAQSGVTLVAVKRGSDITPNPDPVWQFSENDIALVLGTPEQMRAAAKLFEPARAAAGVT; encoded by the coding sequence ATGGAATTCGTAGCATTAAGGGACATAGTGGTTCTTTTCGGGTTGGCGCTTTTAACGGTGCTGCTGTTGCGCCGTTTCAATCTCCCTTCCATCATAGGTTTTCTCATCACCGGGGTCGTGGCCGGCCCCCATGCCCTGCGCTTCATCAAAAACGCCCACCAGGTCGAGCAGATGGCGGAGATCGGCGTGGTGCTCCTTCTTTTCACCATCGGCATCGAATTCTCCTTGAAGGAGCTGATGCGCATCCGGCACATGGTGCTTTTGGGCGGCGGCCTGCAACTGGCGCTCACTATCGCGGTGGTGGCGGTCATCGGCACCCTTTACGGCTTTCCCATGTCTCAGGGGGTCTTTTTCGGCTTCCTGGTGGCCCTCTCCTCGACCGCCATCTTGCTGAAGCTGATGATGGACGCAGGCGAGACGGATACGCCGCAGGGAAAGACCGCGCTCGGCATCCTCATCTTCCAGGACCTCTGCATCGTGCCGCTCATGCTCTTCACCCCTTTTCTCGCCGGCGGCGGCAGCGGGCTGGTGGATATAGCGATCGTCTCCGCCAAGGCTGTCGCCGTCGTGGTCGGAGCCCATTTCGGGGCCAGGTTCGTCATCCCGTGGATCTTCGAGCAGGTGGTGAAGACCAGGAGCCGGGAACTGTTTGTGCTCAGCATCATCTTCATCGGCATGGGAACCGCTTGGCTCACCTCCCACGCGGGGCTTTCGCTTGCCTTAGGCGCCTTCATCGCCGGCCTTGCCATCTCCGAGTCGGAGTACAGCCACCAGGCCTTAAGCGACATCATGCCCTTTCGCGAAGCCTTCATGAGCCTCTTTTTCATCTCGGTGGGGATGCTGCTCAAGCCCACCATCCTGCTCAAGTTCCCCTTTTTGCTCATCGGGATGGTGCTAGCCATCATCCTGATCAAAACGGTCCTTTCTGCGGCGGTGGTGTTCGTACTGGGGCTCCCCATGCGCATCGCCATCATCGCGGCGCTCTCCCTGGCCCAGATCGGCGAATTTTCCTTCGTCCTTTCCAGAAGCGGCCTCTCGCACGGGCTCCTCACCCCCGAGACCTACCAGCTCTTTTTGGCCGCGTCCATCGCGACCATGGCGCTCACCCCCCTCTGCATGAAGGTCTCCGGCCCGGTCGCCGATTACCTGACGAAGCTGCTGCCGCACGAATGGACCCGGGGGAGGAGCTCCCTCGCGCAAAACGGAGATAAGGTTACCCTGGACGACCACATCATCATCGTCGGCTTCGGCGTGAACGGGAAGAATCTGGCCCGGGTGCTCAAGAACCTGGAGATCCCGCACGTCGCCATCGACACCAACCCCTTCACGGTCCGCAACCAGACCCGCATGGGGGAACAGATCATTTTCGGCGACGCTTCCAAACCCGAGATCCTCACCCACGCAGGTATCGAGCAGGCACGCATCGTCGTGGTCGCCATCTCCGACGCAGCCGCCAGCAGGCGTCTCGTCTCCCTGGCTAGGAAGATGAACCCGTCGATCCATGTCATCGTGCGTACCCGCTACCTCCTGGAGATGGAGCCTCTCTTCATGCTGGGGGCAAACGAGGTGATACCGGAGGAGTTCGAGACGTCGGTGGAGATTCTCTCCAGGGTGCTGAAGCGCTTTTTGATCCCGCAGGACGTGGTGGAGGAATGCATAGCCGACGTGCGGCGGGACGGCTACGAGATGTTGCGCACGGCGAGCAAAAGGCACAGCCATGCCGTCGGCATCACCGGCTTTCTATCGGGCGCCGAAGTGGGGAGCTTCAGGGTGCAGAAAGGGTCGCCGGTTGAAGGCGAGTCCTTGAGGGAGGGGCTATTGCGCGCGCAATCGGGGGTTACGCTGGTAGCGGTGAAGCGCGGCTCCGACATCACCCCCAACCCCGACCCGGTCTGGCAGTTCAGCGAGAACGACATCGCGCTCGTTCTCGGCACGCCCGAGCAGATGCGGGCGGCGGCAAAGCTCTTCGAGCCGGCGAGAGCCGCCGCCGGCGTAACCTGA
- a CDS encoding helix-hairpin-helix domain-containing protein, translated as MVQSTADLKRLKGVGITLEKRLFDAGFDSFSKIAEAGEEGLKKVRGMSPRTMSSIVVQSRQLAGTERHQETEPADAMHQRVAEVRGKVETLAEKTRDRFGEEMSDKCGRKLSSDLNRIEMALLQMHDFGKKRGKRADKALLKAEKRVTGLEDATLKKVRKGFKRAKKAVLKALR; from the coding sequence ATGGTGCAGTCAACGGCGGACCTGAAACGACTCAAGGGGGTCGGAATAACCCTCGAAAAACGTCTCTTTGACGCAGGTTTCGACAGCTTTTCCAAGATAGCCGAGGCAGGCGAGGAAGGACTGAAGAAGGTTCGGGGCATGAGCCCGCGTACTATGAGCTCAATCGTGGTGCAATCACGGCAGCTTGCCGGGACGGAGCGGCACCAGGAGACCGAACCTGCGGACGCCATGCATCAGCGGGTTGCCGAGGTACGGGGCAAGGTGGAGACCCTGGCGGAGAAAACCCGGGACCGCTTCGGCGAGGAGATGAGCGACAAGTGCGGCAGAAAACTCAGCTCCGATCTGAACCGGATCGAGATGGCGCTGCTCCAGATGCACGATTTCGGCAAGAAACGAGGCAAACGCGCAGACAAGGCGCTGTTAAAGGCGGAGAAAAGAGTCACAGGGCTGGAGGACGCAACTCTCAAGAAAGTCCGCAAGGGGTTTAAGAGAGCAAAGAAGGCGGTACTGAAAGCCCTCCGCTGA
- a CDS encoding chemotaxis protein CheW, with translation MSTAIVPVKAGESKSELIQLVSFNLGAEEYAVEVLKVREIIRMTPITHIPNTPPSVEGIINLRGKVIPIISLRNRFGMSSTEDDQHTRIMVMDIDGKLMGFIVDGVSEVIRISNAEIQPPPSIAAGGIDQDFICGVIKHAEQLLLMLQLDRMFTSEEQDAFAGMA, from the coding sequence ATGTCGACAGCCATAGTGCCGGTAAAAGCCGGCGAATCGAAAAGCGAACTCATCCAGCTGGTCAGCTTCAATCTCGGCGCCGAAGAGTACGCAGTCGAGGTGCTAAAGGTGCGCGAAATCATCAGGATGACGCCGATAACCCATATCCCCAATACGCCCCCCAGCGTGGAAGGGATCATTAACCTGCGCGGCAAGGTGATTCCCATCATCTCGCTTCGCAATCGCTTCGGGATGTCGAGCACCGAAGACGATCAGCACACAAGAATCATGGTAATGGACATCGACGGCAAGCTGATGGGGTTCATCGTCGACGGGGTGTCGGAGGTGATCCGCATTTCCAACGCCGAGATCCAGCCTCCTCCGAGCATCGCCGCCGGCGGCATAGATCAGGACTTCATCTGCGGGGTCATCAAGCACGCGGAGCAGTTGCTGCTTATGCTGCAGCTGGACCGGATGTTCACCAGCGAAGAGCAGGACGCCTTCGCCGGGATGGCATAG
- a CDS encoding glycogen/starch/alpha-glucan phosphorylase codes for MANTETDILCAPGLEDLPPLPMDAKSLVNDFTHHYFHHLGRDRNCRNIRYNYQALAFTVRERLIERWNNTRYAYIDADTKTGYYLSLEFLMGRALGNAMLNLGLDDAAHRAMEQLGIRLEQVAEEEIDAGLGNGGLGRLAACFLDSCATLQLPVMGYGIRYEYGMFRQRIENGRQVEEPDHWLRDGNPWEMERPEYTQRIRFGGRTECSRNDDGSLTHRWLDTHDILAVPYDLPIPGYKNGTVNTLRLWKSAATDAFDLQEFNAGSYTESVAMKNEAENITMVLYPNDASENGKELRLRQQYFLASASLQDVLARWKQRQGEVFGHFAERNVFQLNDTHPSCAVPELMRLLMDEKGMGWDEAWSVTTRTMAYTNHTLLPEALEKWPVPLFRQLLPRLLEIILEINARFLAEVSSRWPGDNERLRNMSIIEEGPVPQVRMAYLAIVGSFSVNGVAALHSQLLVQGLFRDFYELWPEKFNNKTNGVTPRRWLVKCNPGLASLIAGRIGEGFIADLGRISQVAPLADDPEFRSKWHAVKKANKERLAAVVLDQCGVPFNPESLFDVQVKRIHEYKRQLLNVLHVIHLYDRIKRGDTGEWTNRCVLIGGKAAPGYHMAKLIIKLIGNVAKVVNEDPLVGDRLKVAFFPNYRVTAMEVICPGTDLSEQISTAGKEASGTGNMKFMMNGAITIGTLDGANIEIREEVGDENFFVFGLTAEEVEHQRRSYNPAGIIAADPDLNRVLQLLTSGHFNMFEAGLFDPIIQAIVNPGDPWMVAADFRSYVQAQKRAAAAYLDREAWTRMSIVNSARSGKFSTDRTIAEYNEEIWRLRPVRPLPLVPSEPNGKL; via the coding sequence ATGGCGAATACCGAAACTGACATCCTTTGCGCCCCCGGACTTGAAGACCTGCCTCCTCTGCCGATGGACGCGAAGAGCCTTGTGAACGATTTCACCCACCATTACTTTCATCACCTCGGAAGAGACAGGAATTGCCGCAACATCCGCTACAACTACCAGGCACTGGCCTTCACGGTCCGGGAGCGCCTGATCGAGCGCTGGAACAACACCCGCTACGCCTACATCGATGCAGATACCAAGACCGGTTACTACCTCTCGCTCGAATTCCTCATGGGGCGGGCGCTGGGAAACGCCATGCTGAACCTGGGGCTTGACGACGCCGCCCACAGGGCGATGGAGCAGCTCGGCATCCGCCTGGAGCAGGTGGCGGAGGAGGAGATCGACGCGGGGCTCGGCAACGGCGGCCTGGGAAGGCTCGCCGCCTGTTTCCTCGACAGCTGCGCCACCTTGCAGCTCCCGGTGATGGGGTACGGCATCCGCTATGAGTACGGCATGTTCCGCCAGCGCATCGAAAACGGCAGGCAGGTCGAGGAGCCGGACCACTGGCTGCGCGACGGCAACCCCTGGGAAATGGAGCGCCCCGAGTACACCCAGCGCATCCGCTTCGGCGGGCGGACCGAGTGCAGCCGCAACGACGACGGGAGCCTCACCCACCGCTGGCTCGACACCCACGACATCCTCGCCGTTCCCTACGACCTCCCCATCCCGGGGTACAAAAACGGAACCGTCAACACGCTTAGGCTCTGGAAATCTGCCGCCACCGACGCCTTCGACCTCCAAGAGTTCAACGCCGGGAGCTACACCGAATCGGTGGCCATGAAGAACGAGGCGGAGAACATCACCATGGTGCTCTACCCCAACGACGCCAGCGAGAACGGCAAGGAGCTGAGGCTCAGGCAGCAGTACTTCCTCGCCTCGGCGAGCCTGCAGGACGTCCTTGCCCGCTGGAAGCAACGGCAGGGAGAGGTGTTCGGCCACTTCGCCGAGAGGAACGTGTTCCAGCTGAACGACACCCACCCAAGCTGCGCCGTCCCCGAGCTGATGCGGCTGCTCATGGACGAAAAGGGTATGGGATGGGACGAGGCGTGGTCGGTCACCACCCGCACCATGGCCTACACCAATCACACCCTGCTCCCCGAGGCGCTGGAGAAGTGGCCGGTGCCGCTTTTCAGGCAGCTTTTGCCGCGCCTTCTGGAGATCATCCTGGAGATAAACGCGCGCTTTCTTGCCGAGGTCTCCAGCCGCTGGCCCGGCGACAACGAACGGCTGCGCAACATGTCCATCATCGAGGAGGGGCCGGTGCCGCAGGTGCGCATGGCCTACCTCGCCATCGTGGGGAGCTTCTCGGTGAACGGCGTCGCCGCGCTCCACTCGCAACTCTTGGTGCAGGGGCTTTTCAGGGACTTCTACGAACTTTGGCCGGAGAAGTTCAACAACAAGACCAACGGCGTCACCCCGCGCCGCTGGCTGGTCAAGTGCAACCCCGGGCTTGCCTCGCTCATTGCCGGCAGGATAGGGGAGGGGTTCATCGCCGACCTGGGAAGGATCTCGCAGGTGGCACCCCTGGCTGACGATCCCGAATTCCGCAGTAAATGGCACGCCGTGAAAAAGGCCAACAAGGAGCGGCTCGCCGCAGTTGTCCTCGACCAGTGCGGGGTCCCCTTCAACCCTGAGAGCCTCTTCGACGTCCAGGTAAAAAGGATTCACGAGTACAAGCGCCAGCTCCTGAACGTGCTGCACGTGATCCATCTCTACGACAGGATCAAGCGCGGCGACACCGGGGAATGGACCAACCGCTGCGTGCTGATCGGCGGCAAGGCGGCGCCGGGGTACCACATGGCGAAACTGATCATCAAGCTGATCGGCAACGTCGCCAAGGTCGTGAACGAGGATCCACTGGTCGGGGACCGGCTCAAGGTCGCGTTCTTCCCCAACTACCGGGTGACCGCCATGGAGGTGATCTGCCCGGGAACCGACCTCTCCGAGCAGATCTCCACCGCCGGCAAGGAAGCATCCGGGACCGGAAACATGAAGTTCATGATGAACGGCGCCATCACCATCGGCACGCTGGACGGCGCCAACATCGAGATCCGGGAGGAGGTGGGGGACGAGAACTTCTTCGTCTTCGGCCTGACCGCCGAAGAGGTGGAGCATCAGCGCCGCAGCTACAACCCGGCCGGCATCATCGCAGCCGATCCCGACCTGAACCGGGTGCTGCAGTTATTGACCAGCGGCCACTTCAACATGTTCGAGGCGGGGCTCTTCGACCCCATCATCCAGGCGATCGTGAACCCGGGCGATCCGTGGATGGTCGCGGCTGACTTCCGCAGCTACGTGCAGGCGCAAAAGCGCGCGGCCGCAGCCTATCTGGACCGGGAAGCATGGACCCGGATGAGCATCGTCAACAGCGCGCGCAGCGGCAAGTTTTCCACCGACCGGACCATAGCCGAGTACAACGAGGAGATCTGGCGCCTGAGGCCGGTACGCCCCTTGCCGCTCGTACCGTCGGAGCCTAATGGGAAGCTCTGA